In Neofelis nebulosa isolate mNeoNeb1 chromosome 7, mNeoNeb1.pri, whole genome shotgun sequence, the following proteins share a genomic window:
- the LOC131517055 gene encoding LOW QUALITY PROTEIN: MICOS complex subunit MIC27-like (The sequence of the model RefSeq protein was modified relative to this genomic sequence to represent the inferred CDS: inserted 1 base in 1 codon), with protein MKTYMEEVTDMAAVTMGKLTTIPAGLICASLSVHAAKEEELKKQLVKPGQLSIYTNPPLQSKYVKEQPGHLQIGFASICKTTGYYIGWCKGVYVFVKNGIMDTVQFGKDAYVYLKNPPRDFLPKTGVITVSGLAGLFSGRKGSRFKKIAYPLGLTTVATVCYPVQSVITAKVTGKKAYTTNQQIYEAVKSLWTKNNKKESLPKPKEKTKXNSGEIEISAKTHNLKLSVPLPTELIFERKTKSESTSGATQFMPDPKLMDHGQSHPEDIDMYSTRS; from the exons ATGAAAACTTACATGGAGGAGGTCACAGATATGGCGGCTGTTACGATGGGAAAACTGACAACCATACCTGCAGGTCTGATATGTGCATCTCTAAGTGTACATGCAGCCAAAGAAGAAGAATTGAAAAAGCAACTAGTAAAACCAGGGCAGCTCTCCATATATACCAACCCACCTCTGCAGTCTAAATATGTCAAAGAGCAGCCTGGTCATTTACAAATAGGCTTTGCATCCATCTGCAAAACAACTGGTTATTATATTGGCTGGTGCAAGGGTGTTTATGTCTTTGTGAAAAATGGGATAATGGATACAGTACAATTTGGAAAAGATGCTTATGTCTATTTGAAGAATCCACCTAGAGATTTTCTTCCAAAAACTGGAGTGATTACAGTTTCAGGATTAGCAGGCttgttttcaggaagaaaaggtTCTAGGTTTAAGAAAATTGCTTATCCTCTGGGACTGACCACTGTAGCAACTGTTTGCTACCCAGTTCAGTCAGTAATAACTGCCAAGGTAACTGGGAAAAAGGCATATACTACAAACCAGCAAATTTATGAAGCAGTTAAATCACTGtggacaaaaaacaacaaaaaagaatcactccctaaacctaaagaaaaaacta aaaactcTGGTGAAATAGAAATATCCGCAAAAACTCACAACCTGAAACTTTCAGTGCCTTTGCCAACAGAACTCAtctttgaaagaaagacaaaatcagaATCTACCTCAGGTGCTACACAGTTTATGCCTGACCCCAAGCTCATGGATCATGGGCAGTCCCATCCAGAAGACATAGATATGTACAGTACTAGAAGCTGA